AGCTGCTAGAATGCCGCCGGTTTTCGGCATTGAAAGTGAATAAAATAATTATGTTTATCGATAAATTTTACAACAACACAGGCGACAAGATCCGCTTTTCTCGTCAGCAGGCAAGTGATTTTGCCAAGCAAATCGCCGATGACTTCAACCCCCTGCATAATATCGAAGCCAAACGCTTTTGTGTGCCGGGAGATTTACTCTTTGCCGTCACCCTGGCCCGCGCCGGTTTGCACCAGCAGATGCGTTTTAAATTTTCCGGTATGGTTACCGACGAAAACGAACTGCATTTTCCGACAACACTCGGGGAAAATGTCAAGGTAACCGATGCCAATGACAAAGAATACCTGGAAATCAGCGCCGCAGGCGATAAAACCACCAACCCGGCCCTGATAGAGTCCCTGGTCAAGGCCTATGTCGGTTTTTCCGGACACACTTTCCCGCACCTGCTGGTGGAGCTGATGGCCAGGGAAAATGTCATGATCAATCCGGCCAGACCTATGATCATGTATGAAAGCATGGCTATCGACCTTAAACGCCTGGACGTGGCGGAAATCAGCCTGGAACTGGCCAAATCCGAACTTACCATAGACGGCAAACGCGGCAACGCCTGCCTGACCTTTAACCTGCTGTCTGAAGGAGAAATGGTCGGCCACGGAGAAAAACACATGATACTCAGCGGCCTGAGAGAATTCGACCAAGCCACCATGGACAATATTGCCAACGACTATAATGCCATGAAGGCAGCCTACCAGGCGGCCTAATCCAGGCTCATGCCCCGGCGTCCGGTGTTATCCGGACCGGCGCCGGACCCAGCGTCTTTTCAGCGCCAGAAAAACCCTGTCCGTTTCCCTGGCGCCGGCCGCCAGCCAGCGCTGGCTTTTCCTTAACCAGGTTTTTGCCAGCGGATATTCCAAACTCAATAACGCCAAACCCGCAGGTATAAAAACCACCGCAGGTCCCGGCAGCAGGATAAAAACAGCCCCTATCAATAAACAGAAAAACCCGGCGAGGGTAATCAACCACTTTTTTATTCTTGTCTGCATAACGCTTTACTCTTAATCACTTTACTTTTAAGAAAATGGTAACTGCAAAGTGCAAGCTTCGCACCAAAGACAAAAGCAATAAAAATCAAAACGTTAAAATAACAGACATATGCCCCCGGCACTTATACTCACCATTTCAGCCAAAAATTGGCCAAATTCCCCGCTGCTGTCCGGATTTATTTGTTGTAGCTCTGCTCGAACTTTTGCTGTTGCAAACGCTTGTCTTCAATACAGGCGGCAAACACTTTAATGTTTTTTGGCTGCTGGCATTTAACCGGTTGTTTATAAAAGGCCAGCCAGTCCAGCTGCTGCTGCCCCTGATATTCGGCTTTAAGCACTATGGCCCTTTGGGTGGCAAAAGGCGTGCTGTTCGCCTGAGATTTTTTGGCTTTCGCCGCTTTTTTATTGTCCCGGGCCAGCAGCAGGTTTTTTTCCGGCTTCTGCTGCTTAGCTTTCTTAGTGCGCTTTTTCTTTTTCGCCAGCTTGCCGTTTTCACAGGCCCACCAGGTGTCCCAGGCCTTGGTTTCTTTTGCTTTCAGCTTATTGCTTTGCTTTAGCGAGTTGCCGTTTTTTTGTTTTGCCTGCACCTGATGCAGCTTATCCAGGTATTTTTTACAGGCTTTTTTCCCCAGCAGCTCAGGGCTAAAAGCCAGCAGGGTAAACATCAACATAGGTAAAAGACAAACTTCCGGGGACTTCATCGGCGGCACTCCTTTATCCGGCGGGCACATTCGTTTCCGTTTCAGTAAAAGTCTAGTTGATAAAAAAGTTTCTATACTTAAGTTTTAACCTGATCCCAACACGGATGTTGACGATGAACAAAACGCTGCCAGCCCTCTGCCACCTGCTTGTTGCACTCCTTTTGCTCCTGCCGCACAACGGCCATAGTGCCGGCCTCCCGGCAACGGCCAAGCCGGACATCCAGCTGGCAAGCCGTTACCAGGGACAGGAGAATGTCCGGGAATACTATGTCAGTGAAAAACTCGACGGCGTCAGGGGCTACTGGACCGGCAAACAGCTGATCACCCGCCAGGGCCACCTTATCAGTCCCCCGATTTTCTTTACCATAGGCTGGCCTGACTTCCCGCTGGACGGTGAATTATGGCTGGGCAGAAACCGCTTTGAACAGGTCTCCGCCATAGTGCGTACCCAAAAGGCAAAAACCGAAGACTGGCGGCAGATACGCTTTATGCTTTTTGACCTGCCCGAGCACAAAGGCAGCTTTAGCGAACGTGTCAAGGCAATGCGGGCAATAGTAACGGCAACCAACAGCCCCTACCTGGCAATGATCCCCCAGGAAAAACTTTCCACCGTAACCGCCTTACAGGCCAGACTCAAACAGGTAGTAGATAATGACGGCGAAGGGCTGATGCTTCACCACCAGAACGCTTTTTACCAAAGCGGCAGAAACGCCCTTGTGATGAAACTGAAACAGTACCAGGACGCAGAAGCCGTAGTGCTGGCACATAACCCGGGCAAGGGAAAATACGCCAACAAGCTCGGCTCCCTGCTGGTGAAAACCAGCGAAGGCATCATCTTTAAAATCGGCACAGGTTTTAGCGATCGGCAAAGGCAGTTTCCGCCACCCGTGGGCAGCACCATCACCTACCGTTATACCGGCAAAACCAAAAACGGCGTCCCCAGGTTTGCCAGTTTTATGCGCCAGCGCCATTAAAGCACTGGCATATTCCCCTTATCAGGGCAGGTAGGTAAATAGCAAGACCTTAAGCCCCTTCCCCGCGTGCGCTTCCTTATATACCTCCGGCGGGTTGATACGGGAGTCAAAACGGCATTCGGGGCATTCCGCCCGTACCGTTTCCAGCAAAAAGTTTTCATCCAGATCCGGTGAATTCAGGCACAGCATCAAACGCCCGCCGGGCTTCATCAGCTGGGGAATGCGACGGATAATCTTGGCATAATCCCGCTCGATATTCACGCTGCCTTTTTGGAACGACGGCGGATCCGAGATCAGCAAATCATAAGGCCCGTGTTTTTTTAGCCGGCCGTAAGACTTAAAAATATCCACCCCTTCGAATTTTACCAGGGAGGTATCCTGTTTGTTCAGGCGGTGGTTGTCCCGCCCTTTGCCCAGGGAAGCCTTGCTGACGTCAACATTCACCACCTTGGCCGCCCCGCCTGCCAGCGCCGCCACCGAAAAGGCACAGGTATAGGCAAACAGGTTAAGCACATTCAGATCTTTGGCATTTGCCATCACCCACTCGCGGCCGTTGCGCATATCCAGGAACAGGCCGGTATTTTGCGCCTTGCCCAGTTCAATGTGGTAGCTCAGCCCCAGCTCCTTTACCTGGGTATGCGCTATCGCCTCCCCCAACAGCACCTCGGTAGGAGCCATGGCCCGGCTGCGGTACTGCACCTGCACCGAGCGGCAATCCGGCACCAATGCCTGCAACGCCTTTGCCTGCTCTGCCAGCCAGCTTGCCTCCACTTCCTGGTATAAGGTGATCAGCACTACGGGCGGCAACCAGTCGACATTGACATGGCTCAGGTTTTCATAAGCATGGCCGCGGCCGTGGAACAGGCGCTGGCATTCGCTAAAGTCTGTTGTTGTAATAAGTTCAATCATTCAGGTATCACTTAGGGCATAAAACAAAACCGCCGGCCGTGATATCACGGCCGGCGGCTTTTATCCGGATAAACCGGGGTCAATTAAAAGCCAAATAAACTGACGGCAAAAAACTTCTGCGCCAGGGTATTAATAAAGATGAAGAAAATTATAACAGGAATGAAAGTTCCCAGGGAGAAGTTAATATACTTCTCGACAAAAGAGCCCAGGTAGTTCTCATTGCCTTTGGCCAGCTCTTCCGACAGTTTGGCTTTTTTCCAGCGGTAGCTGACAAACAGACACAGCAGGAAGCCGTTTAACGGCAAAATAGTGTCGTAGAAAATATCATAGATCACATCAAAGAAAGACTTAGTGCCGCCGGCATAAGAAGTAAACTCGGTAAAGAAAGTCACCATGCCGAAAGAAACCGTGGCAAATAACGTCAGGATCCCCGCCGTCATCAGTAAGATCGTCAATGCCTTTTTACGGCTGTGCTTTTTCTCTCCCACCAGGTAAGACACGGGCACCTCGATAATAGACACCAGGGAAGTTATCGCGGCAAAAAATACCAGCAGGAAGAATACCGCGGCAACAATACTGGCGCCGATATAACCTATAGTTGCCTGCAACGCCAAAAAGATCTTTGGCAAGAAGACAAAAATTAACGAAATACCACTGTCGCTCAATTCCGCCGGATTGATATTGGGATTAAAAGAGAACACCGCAGGCAACACCATAAGGCCGGCGGTAAAGGCCACCCCGGTGTCGGTGAGCGCCACCATTTTAGCGGAGCTGGGAATATTGGTCTTGTTGGTAATATAAGAACCGTAGGTAATTAAAATCCCCATACCCAAAGACAGGGAGAAAAACGCCTGCGCCAGGGCGCCGTTGATCACCGAAGGCGTCAGTTTGGAAATATCCGGAATAATAAAGAACTTCACCCCTGACATGGCATTGTCCAGGGTCAACACAAAAATCACCAGAAGGATCAGCATAATAAACAGCGCCGGCATCAGGATTTTCGCCGCTTTTTCGATACCGTCTTTCACCCCTGCCACCAGGATAAAGTTCACGATCCCCGCCACGACCGCCATAGCGGCAAACAGATAAGGGCTGGTAATAAAGGTGCCGAAGCTTTCGCCGCTGGCAAGGTAATCCAGATTACCGGTAACTATCATCGCCAGGTAGCCGAAGATCCATACCGTAAGCACCATATAAAAAACCGCGATCATAAAAGGTGTCAGCACCCCCAGCAAGCCGGGAATACTCCATAACTTACTGCCGCCGCTTAAGGTGTTATAGGCCCCAACCGGCTCTTTCGCGGTTTTGCGGCCAACCGCCATTTCCGCGATCATCACAGGTAAACAAATCAAAAAAACGAACAATGCATAAACCAGTAGAAATGCACCGCCGCCGTTTTTGGCGGCATTAACAGGAAAACCAACCAGGTTACCGATACCGACGGCAGACCCTGCCGCCGCAAGAATAAAACCTATACGGGAACTAAAATGTTCTCTTTCTGTACTCATAAATGTCCTTAATTATAATTTTTTTAGGGCATGTCATATTTTTAGCTTGCCTGATGCTATCAGGCTTTAACATGCTTGTCTTCCCTTGTCTGGAACGAAAGGCGCCCCGAAAAAGTTAAAGTGTATAAATTTCCTTGCAGCGCGGGCGGTTAACGGAAGAAACGCCGTTAAAAAAACCACTAAGCGTTTCGTAGTAAAGCGAAATAAAACCGCAGATAGCGGAAATATCCGGGCAGGATTTTACCGAAAAAAAGCGTCTTTAATAAAGGTTGGCGTTCATAATAGTTAAAATATTGTCGGCTTCGTCGGTGGCGAACTCCGCCGCTTCCGCCAAATCCTCTTCATAAATCCCCAGGCTGCTACACAAAGACTCGTCCACGGTTTCGTCATAAACAAAAATTTCCGGATCGCTGTCTACCAGCGCCAGGCGCGAAGCCAGGTACAACACCTTCACATCCTTATTGATTTGAATATTATGGGCCTGGTTAAAATGGCGGATGGGCAGAATAATCTTTTCGGGAATTTGCCATATTTTCAGCAGCTCGGCAGAAATTTCGGTGTAGCTAAACCCCAGCTGTTCCTGCTGCAGCTGCCAGGGCAAAGCCTCCGGCGAATAGTTTTCACAGCGTTTCGCCACCTCCGGGGTAAACTTGGCCACCACCAGCTCGCCAAAGTTCTGCAGCAAGCCTGCCACAAACATACGTTCGATATCCCGGATCCCCGCCTTAATCGCCAGGTTTTTCGTCGCCAGGCCGCAAAAAACACTCATGCGCCAAAAGCGTTTTAAGTCGATCGCCTGGTTGGCAAAATGTTTAAAGGCCGAACTGGCGATATCTACCAGCATCATATTGTATATCGCCTGGG
This genomic window from Thalassomonas viridans contains:
- a CDS encoding sodium-dependent transporter; protein product: MSTEREHFSSRIGFILAAAGSAVGIGNLVGFPVNAAKNGGGAFLLVYALFVFLICLPVMIAEMAVGRKTAKEPVGAYNTLSGGSKLWSIPGLLGVLTPFMIAVFYMVLTVWIFGYLAMIVTGNLDYLASGESFGTFITSPYLFAAMAVVAGIVNFILVAGVKDGIEKAAKILMPALFIMLILLVIFVLTLDNAMSGVKFFIIPDISKLTPSVINGALAQAFFSLSLGMGILITYGSYITNKTNIPSSAKMVALTDTGVAFTAGLMVLPAVFSFNPNINPAELSDSGISLIFVFLPKIFLALQATIGYIGASIVAAVFFLLVFFAAITSLVSIIEVPVSYLVGEKKHSRKKALTILLMTAGILTLFATVSFGMVTFFTEFTSYAGGTKSFFDVIYDIFYDTILPLNGFLLCLFVSYRWKKAKLSEELAKGNENYLGSFVEKYINFSLGTFIPVIIFFIFINTLAQKFFAVSLFGF
- a CDS encoding DNA ligase gives rise to the protein MNKTLPALCHLLVALLLLLPHNGHSAGLPATAKPDIQLASRYQGQENVREYYVSEKLDGVRGYWTGKQLITRQGHLISPPIFFTIGWPDFPLDGELWLGRNRFEQVSAIVRTQKAKTEDWRQIRFMLFDLPEHKGSFSERVKAMRAIVTATNSPYLAMIPQEKLSTVTALQARLKQVVDNDGEGLMLHHQNAFYQSGRNALVMKLKQYQDAEAVVLAHNPGKGKYANKLGSLLVKTSEGIIFKIGTGFSDRQRQFPPPVGSTITYRYTGKTKNGVPRFASFMRQRH
- a CDS encoding DUF3581 family protein, whose product is MNKIIMFIDKFYNNTGDKIRFSRQQASDFAKQIADDFNPLHNIEAKRFCVPGDLLFAVTLARAGLHQQMRFKFSGMVTDENELHFPTTLGENVKVTDANDKEYLEISAAGDKTTNPALIESLVKAYVGFSGHTFPHLLVELMARENVMINPARPMIMYESMAIDLKRLDVAEISLELAKSELTIDGKRGNACLTFNLLSEGEMVGHGEKHMILSGLREFDQATMDNIANDYNAMKAAYQAA
- a CDS encoding class I SAM-dependent methyltransferase, coding for MIELITTTDFSECQRLFHGRGHAYENLSHVNVDWLPPVVLITLYQEVEASWLAEQAKALQALVPDCRSVQVQYRSRAMAPTEVLLGEAIAHTQVKELGLSYHIELGKAQNTGLFLDMRNGREWVMANAKDLNVLNLFAYTCAFSVAALAGGAAKVVNVDVSKASLGKGRDNHRLNKQDTSLVKFEGVDIFKSYGRLKKHGPYDLLISDPPSFQKGSVNIERDYAKIIRRIPQLMKPGGRLMLCLNSPDLDENFLLETVRAECPECRFDSRINPPEVYKEAHAGKGLKVLLFTYLP
- a CDS encoding PGPGW domain-containing protein is translated as MQTRIKKWLITLAGFFCLLIGAVFILLPGPAVVFIPAGLALLSLEYPLAKTWLRKSQRWLAAGARETDRVFLALKRRWVRRRSG
- a CDS encoding HDOD domain-containing protein, which gives rise to MNAYEYASKANGSFALPDACFKVKALMDDETSNVEDFANVISVDPSMTSRLLKIANSAIYSFPGEISTISRAITIIGTQAIYNMMLVDIASSAFKHFANQAIDLKRFWRMSVFCGLATKNLAIKAGIRDIERMFVAGLLQNFGELVVAKFTPEVAKRCENYSPEALPWQLQQEQLGFSYTEISAELLKIWQIPEKIILPIRHFNQAHNIQINKDVKVLYLASRLALVDSDPEIFVYDETVDESLCSSLGIYEEDLAEAAEFATDEADNILTIMNANLY